The following DNA comes from Hyphococcus flavus.
ACGCCATGAGCTATGAAAGCATAATAGCCGACCGAACGCTTGTGCGCCCTCATAGCTTCTTGCCATTTGTTTTTGGTGTAGCATTGTTAATTTTACTCGTCCGGTGCGGTCGTTTCTGGACTTGGCGAAGACTTGCCACCGTTCATGTGACGCTACTCGTTGCGACAATTGGCGGTCCATTGATTATCCAGGCTTACTTTCCTCTAAGCATCGATGTCGCAGTGATTCTCGCTGCTCAGTTTCTGGGAGCAGTTTATGTTGTCGCCTTGCGATTACATCAATATGCGCGGCAGGTGATTCGCCAAAAGGCGGAGATGGCGCATTTCCAGGCGCTGACATCGTTGGTTGTGCAGGACAATACGGATGGTGTTGTCGTTGTTGATGACAATGGTTGTGTAGAGCTTTGTAATAATCAAGCTTGCGCTTTGTTAGACATTAGCGACACCGTGATGACAGGCATTGTAATCACGGAGCTGGTTCCTGACTTTCCGTTACTCGTTCATGATGACGCCGAGCATTTAGAGGATCAGGGCTACGCTGATATAGGGCCAGTGCTTCAAAGCGAGTATGTTACCGGCAAAAACAAGGAACGGATTCTTGAGATTGTGGCGAGCAGGCCGTTAACGCGGGGGGAAGTAGCCAAAAATGAAAAGCTGGGAAACATCACAGTCTATACCTTGCGTGACGTTTCCGCACGGAAACGGATAGAGGTTGCTGAGAGAGAAGCAAAAGAAGCCGCGATTGCTGCCAATAGAGTCAAGTCGCAATTGATTTCTAATATGAGCCATGAATTACGCACGCCATTAAATGGCGTAATAGGCTTCGCTGACATACTCCAGAAAGAATCTTTCGGTCCGCTAGGCGTGCCGGAGTATAAGGAATATAGCGAGAGCATATATATCAGTGGCAAAAGACTACTCACCGTTGTGAATGATATGCTTCATATCGCCAAATTGGATTCTGGTGACTTCGAATTGTGCAAAACTGAAGTTGAGATTGATGAGCTTATTGAAAATGCGGTCTGTAAATTTGAGGCGCAGGCTGAGCAAGAACAAAAGACGCTTACGGTGGAAATTGAGTCTGTCTCGCAAGCAGCAAATGCAGACGTAAGCGTAACTAAGGAAATAATTTCACACCTTCTATCTAATGCTTTCAAATACACCGACGCAGGTGGCGAAATTATCGTTCGCGCTATGCAAGAAAATGGAGACTTGATAATTGAAGTTGAAGACGATGGCTGTGGCGTTGAACCAGAAAACCTGCCGCGCCTGACCGAAGCGTTTTTTCAAGCTGATGCGGAATTTACCCGAAAATATGAAGGTGCTGGTCTGGGGCTTTATGTCGTGTCGCGTTTCGTAGAGCTGCATAACGGTCAATTATTTTTCGAAAGTTCGAAGGGCGACGGCTTTCTTGTATGCATTGTGCTTAGGAATGCTATTGTTGAAGACTCTGCGGAAAGTGTCGCTGCCTAGAAGGCTGGTAGTTTCCTTCATTTACTGCAATCTCATCTGGACAAAAGCACTAAACCGCTGCTCAAGCATTCCAAATGTTGTCATGATACTCACTTAGCATCGCCCAGAACATCGCGCTGGCATATTCTGCGCGTTCTCTAAGCAGTGGTAGGTTTTCCACCGCATCCATTTTGGTTTTCTTGGGAAAGGCTCGTCCATGCTGTCGGACGCCCCAAGCTTAATTCGCACGTCCTGAGCGCGTGTGCTCAACCGGTTTGGGTAATCTTCATGTTGGCTAGAGTAGGTTGCCCGATAGCATGTTCGACAACGGAATAGCTCCCCTACGAAAATTGCGCGGCAGCGGCGGCCGCAGGACAGGCA
Coding sequences within:
- a CDS encoding CHASE2 domain-containing protein, yielding MGAVKRFSPFLFLTVLLFASSILGFIEPLNTALLDLRFRVIDHKPSDTLVVVEIDPKSLRAEERWPWPRDRYATAVSNLQDAGANLIAFDVDFSSLSDDRGDEAFVEALARRPGEVVLPVFWQWSSRSATGGEMIKTPPHDRFLNDVTVASVTLTTEENGVVRRGWRGVNDGDVYRASIASVLAGASPSDQATFLIDYSIDPKEITRLSFRDVLTGKFSAETVRRKNVLIGATALELGDEFAAPVHGVLPGVMFHAMSYESIIADRTLVRPHSFLPFVFGVALLILLVRCGRFWTWRRLATVHVTLLVATIGGPLIIQAYFPLSIDVAVILAAQFLGAVYVVALRLHQYARQVIRQKAEMAHFQALTSLVVQDNTDGVVVVDDNGCVELCNNQACALLDISDTVMTGIVITELVPDFPLLVHDDAEHLEDQGYADIGPVLQSEYVTGKNKERILEIVASRPLTRGEVAKNEKLGNITVYTLRDVSARKRIEVAEREAKEAAIAANRVKSQLISNMSHELRTPLNGVIGFADILQKESFGPLGVPEYKEYSESIYISGKRLLTVVNDMLHIAKLDSGDFELCKTEVEIDELIENAVCKFEAQAEQEQKTLTVEIESVSQAANADVSVTKEIISHLLSNAFKYTDAGGEIIVRAMQENGDLIIEVEDDGCGVEPENLPRLTEAFFQADAEFTRKYEGAGLGLYVVSRFVELHNGQLFFESSKGDGFLVCIVLRNAIVEDSAESVAA